Proteins from one Cryptomeria japonica chromosome 4, Sugi_1.0, whole genome shotgun sequence genomic window:
- the LOC131037786 gene encoding probable disease resistance protein At5g66900 translates to MKVLDVLSALPQLKSVRLETLITLSTQKERKALLSMEKPSLSLCEGFETINNINFRFFNLYHSSSLEEVAPSFYYMPYALMQSITNCHLIKKLPYDIGNLSSLKMLMLLALPGLQELPLSIGKLGQFECLDISFCEELREILEEMGQLKRLNELDMRKCSHLTRSPRAICELNSLKLVICDEKVWKKWLRGKNISIAELKVEID, encoded by the coding sequence ATGAAAGTTCTAGATGTTTTATCTGCACTCCCTCAACTCAAAAGTGTCCGCTTGGAGACGTTGATTACACTCTCTACTCAGAAAGAAAGAAAAGCACTACTAAGCATGGAGAAACCATCTTTAAGCTTATGTGAAGGTTTTGAAACCATCAACAAcataaattttagatttttcaacCTATACCACTCTAGTAGTTTGGAGGAGGTGGCCCCGAGTTTCTATTATATGCCCTATGCTTTGATGCAGTCTATTACCAACTGCCACCTGATTAAGAAGTTACCTTATGACATTGGGAATCTAAGCTCTCTGAAGATGTTAATGTTATTGGCATTGCCAGGTCTACAAGAGCTTCCCCTGTCAATAGGAAAACTTGGGCAGTTCGAATGCCTAGACATTTCATTCTGTGAAGAGCTGAgagaaattttggaggaaatgGGGCAACTAAAGAGATTGAATGAGTTGGATATGAGAAAATGTTCTCATTTGACGAGGTCGCCTAGAGCTATTTGCGAATTGAATTCCCTGAAGCTTGTTATATGTGATGAGAAGGTTTGGAAGAAATGGTTGCGGGGAAAGAACATCTCTATTGCAGAGCTCAAAGTTGAAATTGACTAG
- the LOC131037785 gene encoding probable disease resistance protein At4g33300 encodes MMRELFVYTKKDPQRIRVEIIRVKFGKNWPLNVLDVGNIGPEKELNRLQKSQRMDSVQFIDSIEMEEDSTCVVPGDCFWSFGQTPIPSTANAILVKELLAECDGLPHALKAIGSSLHGKSHEAWERVMKKISKGESISDYHKKGLIRLLQINIDSLDDVAKECFQDLGLFPEDRKICVDTLLGIWVYVRNLQCHNAFAILSELASKNLLNLTSTSG; translated from the exons ATGATGCGCGAGTTGTTCGTTTACACAAAAAAAGATCCACAACGAATCCGGGTGGAGATTATCCGAGTAAAATTTGGGAAGAACTGGCCACTTAATGTACTCGATGTTGGAAACATTGGCCCCGAGAAAG AACTTAACCGTTTGCAGAAATCTCAACGGATGGATTCTGTTCAATTTATCGACAGTATTGAAATGGAGGAGGATTCCACCTGTGTTGTTCCTGGAGATTGCTTCTGGAGTTTTGGACAGACACCAATTCCAAGCACTGCAAATGCAATTCTGGTGAAGGAG CTGCTAGCAGAATGTGATGGCCTGCCACATGCTCTTAAGGCGATCGGAAGCTCTTTGCATGGGAAATCTCATGAGGCTTGGGAAAGGGTAATGAAAAAGATTTCTAAAGGAGAAAGCATATCAGATTATCACAAAAAGGGACTAATTAGATTACTGCAGATTAATATTGATTCCTTAGATGATGTTGCCAAAGAATGCTTCCAAGACTTAGGTTTATTTCCAGAGGACAGGAAAATCTGTGTGGATACACTGTTGGGTATTTGGGTTTATGTTCGGAATCTCCAGTGCCATAATGCATTTGCCATTTTGTCAGAACTTGCAAGCAAAAATCTTCTGAATTTAACTAGCACTTCAGGGTAA
- the LOC131037793 gene encoding probable disease resistance protein At4g33300: protein MRELALHLGCEEGVVHMKRLVIPWKDQSLSQKRELLNGTTCDAQLLSIHTGPTEENYLKEMNFPEAEALLLLFTSSECFLLPFLKSMKNLKCLMIFNYCTKRGTIKDLDVLSTLPQLKSVRLERLIALSTLKESKGLPNLEKLSLSLCEGCEYISTFNNVNLRDFELDCSSNLEEVPLSFCNMPFTQMLSITNCHLIQKLPYDLGNLSSLKMLKLSALPGLKELPSSIGKLGQLECLDISFCEGLTKLPEEFGQLRKLNELDMRECSCLTRLPRTVCQLNSLKLVICDEKVSKQWLQAKNISIAQLRVEIVEAYFGLDWLDD, encoded by the exons ATGCGAGAATTGGCCTTGCATTTGGGGTGCGAAGAGGGAGTAGTCCACATGAAGAGGTTGGTGATACCTTGGAAGGATCAGAGTTTGTCACAGAAAAGGGAGTTGCTTAATGGCACAACATGTGATGCTCAACTTCTCTCTATTCACACAG GGCCTACAGAGGAGAACTACTTGAAAGAGATGAATTTCCCTGAGGCAGAGGCTCTCTTGTTACTCTTTACTTCAAGTGAATGCTTTCTTCTCCCATTTTTGAAATCGATGAAGAATCTAAAATGTCTCATGATATTCAATTATTGTACAAAGAGGGGAACAATAAAAGATCTAGATGTTTTATCTACACTCCCTCAACTAAAAAGTGTCCGCTTGGAGAGGTTGATTGCACTCTCtactttgaaagaaagcaaaggACTACCAAACTTAGAGAAACTGTCTTTAAGCTTATGCGAAGGGTGTGAATATATATCCACATTCAATAATGTAAACTTAAGAGATTTTGAACTGGACTGCTCCAGCAATTTGGAGGAGGTGCCCCTAAGTTTCTGTAATATGCCATTTACTCAGATGTTGTCTATTACCAACTGCCACCTGATTCAAAAGTTACCTTATGACCTTGGGAATCTGAGCTCTCTGAAAATGTTAAAGTTGTCGGCACTGCCAGGCCTAAAAGAGCTTCCATCGTCAATAGGAAAACTTGGGCAGTTGGAATGTCTAGACATTTCATTCTGTGAGGGGCTTACAAAACTACCGGAGGAATTTGGGCAACTGAGGAAATTGAATGAGTTAGATATGAGAGAATGTTCTTGTTTGACAAGATTACCAAGAACTGTTTGCCAACTGAATTCACTGAAGCTCGTTATATGTGATGAAAAGGTTTCGAAGCAATGGTTGCAGGCCAAGAACATCTCTATTGCACAGCTCAGAGTTGAAATTGTGGAAGCGTATTTCGGTTTGGATTGGCTTGATGATTGA